One Lachnospiraceae bacterium C1.1 genomic region harbors:
- a CDS encoding GntR family transcriptional regulator — protein MMDESIQKEVTDKYSLRSRVYNQLRENILNGKYKIGEELKEVAIGEEYGVSRTPVRDAFHQLELEGLITIVPNKGAIVEGISDKDIYDIYEIRSRLEGLAARWACEHITEAQADRMEEILYMSDFHAAKGHFDKVTELDSQFHKLMYEASGSKRLELLLNDYHQYLYSVRKRSLGKLDRGRVSNEEHKLIESAIRNNDPDLAEKYAHEHILNALKNVTECEINNSSDMEKKKMA, from the coding sequence ATGATGGATGAGAGTATACAGAAAGAAGTTACCGATAAGTACTCGCTACGAAGCAGGGTGTATAACCAGCTTCGTGAAAATATCCTGAATGGAAAGTACAAGATCGGGGAAGAACTTAAAGAAGTGGCAATAGGTGAAGAATACGGTGTAAGCCGTACTCCGGTAAGGGATGCATTTCATCAGCTTGAGCTTGAAGGTCTTATAACAATAGTTCCTAATAAAGGAGCCATTGTTGAGGGTATCTCAGATAAGGATATCTATGACATTTATGAGATACGCTCAAGACTTGAGGGGCTTGCAGCAAGATGGGCCTGCGAACACATAACGGAGGCTCAGGCGGACAGAATGGAAGAGATACTCTATATGTCGGATTTCCATGCTGCAAAGGGACATTTTGATAAGGTTACAGAGCTTGACAGCCAGTTTCATAAGCTGATGTATGAGGCATCAGGTTCAAAAAGGCTTGAGCTTTTACTGAATGACTATCACCAGTACCTGTATTCTGTGAGAAAGCGTTCACTTGGGAAGCTTGACAGAGGAAGGGTCAGCAATGAAGAGCATAAGCTTATTGAATCAGCTATAAGGAATAATGATCCGGATCTTGCTGAAAAATATGCTCATGAACATATTCTGAACGCGCTTAAAAATGTTACGGAATGTGAGATCAATAACAGTTCAGACATGGAGAAAAAGAAGATGGCATAA
- a CDS encoding NADP-dependent isocitrate dehydrogenase, with protein MAKIQMTTPLVEMDGDEMTRIIWQMIKDELLNPFIDLKTEYYDLGLKYRDETRDQVTIDSANAANRLGVAVKCATITPNDARVKEYDLHEMYKSPNGTIRAIMDGTVFRAPIIVKGVESYVSGWEKPITIARHAYGDVYKNTEIRVPGAGKAEIVFTGEDGKEIRQTIFDFKGSGVIQGMYNIDSSIESFARSCFNYALSIKQDLWFASKDTISKIYDGDFRDIFQRIYDEEFKDKFEAEGITYFYTLIDDAVARVMKSKGGFIWACKNYDGDVMSDMLASASGSLAMMTSVLVSPDGKYEYEAAHGTVMRHYYKHLKGEETSTNSVATIFAWSGALRKRGELDGLKDLMEFADKLEKATIDTIENGEMTKDLALITTIENPKVLNTADFIKAVRKRLETI; from the coding sequence TTGGCTAAAATTCAGATGACAACACCTTTGGTAGAGATGGACGGAGATGAAATGACCAGGATAATCTGGCAGATGATAAAGGATGAGCTCCTTAATCCCTTTATTGATCTGAAAACAGAGTACTATGATCTTGGACTTAAATATCGCGATGAGACAAGGGATCAGGTTACTATTGATTCTGCAAATGCGGCAAACAGACTTGGAGTTGCGGTTAAATGTGCAACCATTACGCCTAATGACGCAAGAGTTAAGGAATATGACCTTCATGAGATGTATAAGAGCCCTAACGGTACAATTAGAGCTATCATGGATGGAACGGTTTTCCGCGCACCAATTATAGTAAAGGGTGTAGAGTCCTATGTATCAGGCTGGGAAAAACCTATTACCATAGCTCGTCATGCATATGGTGACGTTTACAAAAATACTGAGATCAGAGTTCCGGGAGCAGGTAAAGCAGAGATTGTATTTACCGGAGAAGATGGAAAAGAGATCAGGCAGACGATTTTTGATTTTAAGGGCAGCGGTGTTATTCAGGGAATGTATAACATTGATTCTTCCATAGAAAGCTTTGCGAGAAGCTGCTTTAATTACGCACTTTCGATCAAACAGGATCTCTGGTTTGCATCAAAGGATACCATTTCAAAAATTTATGACGGAGATTTCAGAGATATTTTCCAGAGAATTTATGATGAGGAATTTAAGGATAAATTTGAAGCTGAAGGAATTACATACTTCTACACACTTATTGATGATGCTGTAGCAAGAGTGATGAAGTCAAAGGGTGGATTTATCTGGGCATGTAAGAATTATGACGGAGATGTTATGAGTGATATGCTCGCATCTGCATCAGGATCCCTTGCAATGATGACTTCTGTGCTTGTTTCACCTGATGGAAAATATGAGTATGAGGCAGCTCACGGAACAGTAATGAGACATTATTACAAGCATCTTAAGGGTGAGGAGACAAGTACAAACTCTGTTGCGACAATATTTGCCTGGAGCGGCGCACTCAGAAAAAGAGGAGAGCTTGACGGCTTGAAGGATCTTATGGAATTTGCTGATAAGCTTGAAAAGGCTACTATTGATACGATTGAAAACGGTGAAATGACAAAGGATCTCGCGCTGATAACAACTATTGAGAATCCAAAGGTACTCAATACTGCTGATTTTATCAAAGCAGTAAGAAAGAGACTTGAGACTATCTGA
- a CDS encoding ABC-F family ATP-binding cassette domain-containing protein, producing MLLQVYNIEKTFVGKTILDGCSFHIEEREKCALVGVNGAGKSTLLKIITGELEADGGEVTLSSGASFGYLAQQKAVRSENTIYEEVISVMQDLIDEEAEIRSLEKEMKNLSGNELTAKMNRYSTLTHDFELRNGYALKSEVTGILKGLGFKEEDFGKTISTLSGGQKTRVALGRLLLSKPDLIMLDEPTNHLDVASIEWLENFLKNYPGAVLIVAHDRYFLDKIVGKVVEIESGKCRSYTGNYSAFSEKKKQLRDAEIKAYINQQAELKHQEAVITKLKQFNREKSIKRAESREKMLSKVEVLDKPAELNDAMNLSITPSIESGNDVLTVEHLSKSFPENPLFSDISFEIKKGERVALIGNNGTGKTTMLKILNRMERSDSGSFRLGTNVKIGYYDQEHQVLHAEKTLFQEISDAYPSLNNTKIRNTLASFLFTGEDVFKLVGDLSGGERGRVSLAKLMLSNANFLLLDEPTNHLDITSKEILEEALVNYTGTVFYVSHDRYFINRTATRILDLTGHTIINYIGNYDYYLEKKDELSRINLGTGSETGKLISGSAARSSGETDNKLSWAESKAQQARIRKIKNDIKKCEETIEKNEERSSEIDELLTHEDIARNVSECTKLSNEQAEIMAENEHLMEEWERLSGELEGLE from the coding sequence ATGCTTTTACAGGTATATAACATAGAAAAAACTTTTGTTGGAAAAACTATTCTCGACGGATGCTCTTTTCACATCGAAGAACGTGAAAAATGTGCTCTTGTCGGAGTAAATGGTGCCGGAAAATCTACTCTTTTGAAAATAATAACAGGCGAACTGGAAGCAGATGGCGGAGAGGTCACTTTAAGCTCCGGCGCATCATTCGGTTATCTGGCACAGCAGAAGGCTGTCAGGTCTGAAAATACCATCTATGAAGAGGTCATTTCCGTAATGCAGGATCTCATTGATGAAGAAGCCGAAATACGTTCGCTTGAAAAGGAAATGAAAAATTTAAGCGGTAATGAACTCACTGCAAAGATGAACAGATATTCAACTTTAACTCACGATTTCGAATTAAGGAACGGATATGCCTTAAAGAGTGAAGTTACCGGGATATTAAAGGGTCTTGGATTCAAGGAGGAAGATTTCGGCAAAACTATCAGCACTCTTTCAGGTGGACAGAAAACGCGTGTAGCTTTGGGAAGACTCCTGCTCTCCAAGCCGGATCTTATAATGCTCGATGAGCCTACCAACCATCTCGACGTCGCTTCGATAGAATGGCTTGAAAATTTCCTGAAAAATTATCCCGGTGCTGTACTTATCGTCGCCCACGACAGATACTTTCTTGATAAGATAGTCGGCAAAGTTGTTGAAATAGAATCCGGCAAATGCCGTAGCTATACCGGAAACTACAGCGCATTTTCCGAAAAGAAAAAACAGCTCAGAGATGCCGAAATAAAGGCATATATTAATCAGCAGGCCGAACTTAAGCACCAGGAAGCCGTAATTACAAAGCTCAAACAGTTCAATCGTGAAAAGTCCATTAAAAGAGCTGAAAGCCGTGAAAAAATGCTTTCAAAAGTTGAGGTCTTAGATAAACCGGCAGAGCTCAACGATGCAATGAATCTCTCGATAACACCTTCAATAGAGAGCGGAAACGATGTGTTGACAGTAGAGCACCTCAGTAAATCCTTCCCCGAAAATCCTCTTTTTTCCGATATTTCATTTGAAATAAAAAAGGGAGAACGAGTTGCCCTCATTGGAAACAACGGAACCGGTAAGACTACCATGCTTAAGATATTAAACCGTATGGAACGCTCTGACAGTGGAAGTTTCAGACTCGGAACTAATGTAAAGATCGGCTACTACGATCAGGAACACCAGGTACTTCACGCTGAAAAAACACTGTTCCAGGAAATATCCGATGCTTATCCGTCACTTAATAATACAAAAATAAGAAATACCCTGGCTTCCTTTCTATTTACAGGAGAAGATGTTTTCAAGCTTGTCGGAGATCTCTCCGGTGGCGAACGCGGGCGTGTATCCTTAGCAAAACTTATGCTTTCCAATGCCAACTTCCTGCTCCTAGATGAGCCTACGAACCACCTTGACATCACATCAAAAGAGATACTTGAGGAAGCACTGGTAAACTATACGGGAACAGTTTTCTATGTAAGTCATGACCGTTATTTCATTAACCGTACTGCTACGAGGATCCTCGATCTCACCGGTCATACGATAATCAATTATATCGGAAACTACGACTATTATCTTGAGAAAAAGGATGAACTCAGCAGGATAAACCTGGGAACCGGCTCTGAAACAGGAAAACTTATCAGCGGTTCCGCAGCAAGATCTTCCGGTGAAACAGATAACAAACTCTCCTGGGCAGAAAGCAAGGCCCAGCAGGCGCGCATCCGAAAGATAAAAAATGACATAAAAAAATGTGAAGAAACAATCGAAAAGAATGAAGAGCGCTCATCCGAAATCGATGAACTTCTTACACATGAAGATATTGCAAGAAACGTTTCTGAATGTACCAAGCTTTCAAACGAACAGGCTGAGATCATGGCAGAAAACGAACATTTAATGGAAGAATGGGAAAGGCTTTCCGGTGAACTCGAAGGTCTTGAATAA
- a CDS encoding redox-sensing transcriptional repressor Rex gives MSVKGISRAVVRRLPRYFRYLGELKDEGVEKISSQELSELMNVTASQIRQDLNNFGGFGQQGYGYNVSYLYDEIGKILGLDQKHNLILVGAGNLGRALAGYANFEKRGFYMKGAFDLNPDLKGKEIRGIPIMPMEEISDFVKKNDIDIAVIAIPKAAAVAVARTLVESGIRGIWNFSHVDLEVPPNVMVESVHLSESLMRLSYTLTNPSAFPMQ, from the coding sequence GTGTCAGTAAAAGGAATTTCCAGAGCGGTCGTACGCAGATTGCCGCGATATTTCAGATATTTGGGAGAGCTCAAAGATGAGGGTGTGGAAAAAATCTCTTCACAAGAGCTTTCAGAGCTGATGAACGTCACGGCATCACAGATCAGACAGGATCTAAACAATTTTGGCGGTTTTGGTCAGCAGGGATATGGATATAATGTCAGTTATCTTTATGATGAGATAGGCAAGATATTAGGGCTTGATCAAAAGCATAATCTTATCCTTGTAGGAGCAGGAAACTTGGGAAGAGCGCTCGCAGGATATGCGAATTTTGAAAAAAGAGGATTCTACATGAAGGGAGCTTTTGATCTGAACCCTGATCTTAAGGGCAAGGAAATAAGGGGTATCCCGATCATGCCTATGGAAGAAATATCGGATTTTGTAAAAAAGAACGATATAGATATTGCAGTAATTGCAATACCGAAGGCAGCAGCAGTAGCTGTTGCACGTACGCTTGTAGAGAGCGGGATCCGCGGAATATGGAACTTTTCGCATGTGGATCTGGAGGTTCCGCCTAATGTCATGGTTGAAAGCGTACATCTTTCCGAAAGCCTTATGAGACTTTCGTATACACTTACAAATCCTTCGGCATTTCCAATGCAGTAA
- a CDS encoding NAD(P)H-hydrate dehydratase, producing the protein MEVILTKEEMQKADKRTSEFMHIPSAVLMERAALAVADCVMDMIKNENIRKPSILVVSGIGNNGGDGFAAGRILLERSVCPDFCLIGNPRKCSSAEKEEIESVKALKDDIEIYSSIPDKDYDIVIDAIFGISLNRMVEGIFAEAVEGINSLRSRGARVVSIDIPSGVNADNGRIMGTAVHADITLACAFKKPGLLLYPGALMAGRVIRAFIGITEKSLEKEPQIFAPDERDSSLPERSLDSNKATYGKVLIAAGSDQICGAALLATSAALRTGCGMVKVFTHENNRTAIQTVLPEALISTYEDFEESHEKLCEDMDWSDCILVGPGIGRSDMAFQMLRAILDRAENPLVMDADALNLIAEHKELLDKVPGKSIFTPHVGEMSRLCGLPVKDIKERALEISAEYAKEHDIICVLKDARTVTALPDGRIFINTSGNDGMSTAGSGDVLAGMTVSLMAQGMKPEEAAWKAVWLHGLAGDRAKEKKGAHGMIAGDIIKEMLLFTRFQRAPVTGFAI; encoded by the coding sequence ATGGAAGTTATCCTGACAAAAGAGGAAATGCAGAAGGCAGATAAGAGAACGTCTGAATTTATGCATATCCCATCAGCTGTGCTGATGGAGAGGGCAGCACTTGCGGTTGCTGACTGTGTTATGGATATGATTAAAAATGAAAATATCAGGAAACCTTCAATACTTGTTGTATCAGGCATCGGAAACAATGGAGGGGACGGGTTCGCGGCAGGCAGGATTTTACTTGAAAGATCCGTCTGCCCGGATTTTTGTCTTATTGGGAATCCACGGAAATGCTCATCAGCCGAAAAGGAAGAGATAGAGTCTGTAAAAGCCCTGAAGGATGATATTGAGATATACAGCTCGATTCCGGATAAAGATTATGACATTGTGATCGATGCGATATTCGGGATATCACTTAACAGAATGGTTGAGGGGATCTTTGCAGAAGCTGTTGAAGGGATAAATTCGCTGAGGTCGAGGGGAGCCAGGGTAGTAAGCATAGATATTCCGAGCGGGGTAAATGCTGACAATGGCAGGATCATGGGTACAGCAGTACATGCTGATATTACGCTGGCGTGTGCATTTAAAAAGCCGGGACTGCTGCTTTATCCCGGAGCCTTAATGGCAGGAAGGGTCATAAGGGCTTTTATCGGGATAACAGAAAAGTCACTGGAAAAGGAACCTCAGATTTTTGCGCCGGATGAGAGGGATTCGTCACTGCCGGAAAGGTCTTTGGACTCTAATAAGGCCACTTACGGAAAGGTTCTGATAGCTGCGGGATCTGATCAGATATGCGGGGCAGCACTGCTTGCAACGTCGGCAGCGCTAAGGACAGGCTGTGGAATGGTAAAGGTCTTTACGCATGAAAATAACAGAACGGCCATACAGACAGTTCTTCCGGAAGCACTGATAAGCACATATGAAGACTTTGAAGAGAGCCACGAAAAGCTGTGTGAAGACATGGACTGGTCGGACTGCATACTGGTGGGACCGGGAATCGGAAGATCAGATATGGCTTTTCAGATGCTCAGGGCTATCCTGGACAGGGCGGAAAATCCTCTGGTCATGGATGCAGATGCGCTGAATCTTATCGCTGAACACAAAGAACTTCTTGATAAGGTTCCGGGGAAAAGTATATTTACGCCGCATGTGGGTGAAATGTCAAGGTTATGCGGCTTGCCGGTAAAGGACATAAAGGAAAGAGCGCTGGAGATATCAGCTGAATATGCAAAAGAGCATGATATTATCTGCGTATTAAAAGATGCGAGAACTGTCACAGCCTTGCCGGATGGCAGGATATTTATAAACACGAGCGGTAATGACGGAATGTCAACCGCAGGAAGCGGGGATGTGCTTGCAGGTATGACTGTTTCGCTGATGGCGCAGGGGATGAAGCCGGAAGAGGCAGCCTGGAAGGCTGTCTGGCTGCATGGGCTTGCCGGCGACAGGGCTAAAGAGAAAAAGGGAGCCCATGGCATGATCGCCGGCGATATTATCAAAGAGATGTTACTGTTCACACGCTTTCAGCGTGCTCCAGTAACGGGTTTTGCCATTTAA
- a CDS encoding LysR family transcriptional regulator, whose protein sequence is MNITHLKYVIEVAASSSIREAATKLFISQPALSSSIKELEEELGILIFKRSNKGISLTDAGREFLSYAKKAVSQYEILEERFISRDSDKERFSVSTQHYTFAIRAFANVVKKWNPDRFFFSIRETRTQEVLDDVASLRSEVGIISFSGNNEELYKKLFKDNQLEFTPLMKRDTYIYVWKDHILAGLSEISIEELSEYPCVTFNQADDSNLYLTEEALADYDFKKMIKSDDRATTMELIADLGGYSIGSGMLSDTDAVLKGLVSIKLKEEDPLTIGYITRRDSELSQYGKDYLEEILRYREV, encoded by the coding sequence ATGAATATTACCCATCTTAAATATGTAATTGAAGTTGCCGCTTCTTCTTCCATACGCGAAGCGGCAACAAAACTTTTTATATCACAGCCCGCACTGTCCTCAAGTATCAAAGAGCTTGAGGAAGAGCTTGGAATTCTTATCTTTAAGCGAAGCAATAAGGGTATTTCACTCACAGATGCCGGAAGGGAGTTTCTAAGTTATGCAAAAAAAGCTGTCAGCCAGTATGAAATCCTCGAAGAGAGATTTATATCCCGCGACAGCGACAAGGAAAGATTTTCAGTTTCAACACAGCATTATACTTTTGCGATAAGAGCCTTTGCAAATGTCGTCAAAAAATGGAATCCTGACAGATTTTTCTTTTCCATACGTGAAACAAGAACCCAGGAGGTACTTGATGATGTGGCAAGCCTCAGAAGTGAAGTCGGCATAATCTCCTTTTCAGGAAATAATGAGGAGCTCTATAAAAAGCTTTTTAAGGATAATCAGCTGGAATTTACACCGCTTATGAAACGTGATACCTATATCTACGTTTGGAAGGACCACATACTTGCAGGTCTCAGCGAGATTTCCATAGAGGAGCTGTCTGAATATCCATGTGTGACCTTCAACCAGGCTGATGACAGCAACCTCTATCTTACCGAGGAGGCTCTTGCTGACTATGATTTTAAGAAAATGATAAAGTCAGATGACAGAGCCACAACTATGGAGCTTATCGCCGATCTCGGAGGATATTCCATAGGCTCCGGCATGCTTTCGGATACTGATGCCGTCCTCAAGGGTCTTGTATCGATCAAGCTTAAGGAAGAGGATCCTCTGACGATCGGCTACATTACCAGAAGGGACAGTGAGCTTTCCCAATATGGAAAAGACTACTTAGAGGAAATCCTCAGATACAGAGAAGTCTGA
- the nifU gene encoding Fe-S cluster assembly scaffold protein NifU, with translation MSQVTEYSKKVIDHFSNPRNVGELENASGVGTVGNAKCGDIMRMYLDIDKDQIVRDAKFKTFGCGAAIATSSMATELVKGKTIQEALEVTNKAVMEALDGLPPVKIHCSLLAEEAIHAALWDYAEKNDIVIDGLKPPVNDIDETKEFYEMQG, from the coding sequence ATGAGTCAGGTAACAGAATACAGTAAAAAGGTAATAGATCATTTTTCCAATCCACGCAATGTCGGTGAGCTTGAAAATGCTTCAGGCGTAGGCACGGTAGGCAATGCCAAATGCGGCGATATCATGAGGATGTATCTCGATATTGATAAAGACCAGATCGTCAGGGATGCGAAATTCAAGACTTTCGGATGCGGTGCTGCCATAGCAACAAGCTCCATGGCGACAGAGCTTGTAAAGGGCAAGACAATACAGGAAGCTCTTGAGGTCACAAATAAGGCTGTGATGGAGGCTCTTGACGGACTCCCTCCGGTCAAGATCCACTGCTCGCTTCTGGCTGAAGAGGCAATTCATGCAGCACTATGGGATTATGCAGAAAAAAATGATATAGTTATAGACGGGCTTAAGCCCCCTGTAAATGATATCGATGAAACAAAAGAATTTTATGAAATGCAGGGATAA
- the nifS gene encoding cysteine desulfurase NifS, which translates to MDKMIYMDNAATTKVLPEVFDAMKPYFTELYGNPSSAYEFSGSIAKSVADARKTIADTIGANENEIFFTNGGSESDNWVIKGVADALHKKGNHIITSSIEHHAVLHTCEYLEKHGFEVTYLPVDDKGFVDPAELEAAIRPETILISIMFANNEIGTIEPVSKIGEIAHKHGIYFHTDAVQAFGHVRIDVNEMNIDFLSASAHKLNGPKGVGLLYIRKGMKISNLIHGGAQERGMRAGTTNAAGIIGFAKAVEIAASKLEQTTAYESRLRDRLIKRVLEEIPYSRVNGDLDSRLSNNANFCFRFVEGESLLILLDQKGICASSGSACTSGSLDPSHVLLAIGLPHEIAHGSVRLTISDEITDEDIDYTVDSLKEIVDRLRSMSPLYEDFVKEKKAG; encoded by the coding sequence ATGGATAAAATGATATATATGGATAATGCGGCTACAACAAAAGTACTACCGGAAGTTTTTGATGCTATGAAGCCGTATTTTACAGAGCTTTACGGAAATCCTTCCAGTGCATATGAATTTTCCGGTTCTATTGCAAAGTCAGTTGCCGATGCAAGAAAGACAATCGCAGATACAATAGGTGCAAATGAAAACGAGATCTTTTTCACCAATGGCGGCAGTGAGTCCGATAACTGGGTGATAAAAGGTGTTGCCGATGCCTTACATAAAAAAGGCAATCATATTATAACGAGCAGCATTGAGCACCATGCAGTGCTTCACACCTGTGAATACCTTGAAAAACACGGATTTGAAGTAACTTATCTTCCTGTTGATGATAAGGGCTTTGTTGATCCTGCCGAGCTCGAAGCAGCTATAAGACCCGAAACCATCCTTATATCTATAATGTTTGCAAATAATGAGATCGGGACTATAGAGCCTGTTTCAAAAATCGGTGAGATCGCACATAAGCACGGGATTTACTTCCACACTGATGCAGTGCAGGCATTCGGGCACGTCCGCATTGACGTTAACGAGATGAATATAGACTTCCTCTCTGCAAGTGCGCACAAGCTTAACGGACCAAAAGGTGTAGGTCTCCTTTATATCCGGAAGGGAATGAAGATCAGCAATCTTATACATGGCGGTGCACAGGAAAGAGGTATGCGTGCCGGTACAACAAATGCAGCCGGTATCATCGGCTTTGCAAAGGCTGTGGAAATAGCAGCTTCAAAGCTCGAACAGACAACAGCTTATGAAAGCAGGCTCCGTGACAGGCTTATCAAAAGAGTTCTGGAGGAAATACCATATTCAAGGGTTAATGGTGATTTAGACAGCAGGCTTTCCAATAATGCAAATTTCTGCTTCAGATTTGTTGAAGGCGAATCCCTGCTTATATTGCTGGATCAGAAGGGAATATGTGCATCTTCCGGTTCTGCGTGCACTTCCGGTTCACTCGATCCTTCACATGTACTTCTCGCCATAGGTCTTCCCCATGAAATAGCGCATGGTTCTGTAAGGCTTACAATATCGGATGAGATCACTGATGAGGATATAGACTACACAGTTGATTCATTAAAGGAGATCGTTGACAGGCTTCGTTCAATGTCCCCCCTTTATGAGGATTTCGTAAAAGAAAAAAAGGCAGGCTGA
- a CDS encoding radical SAM protein produces the protein MARTIEELEKNHPCFGGCRFNAGRIHLPVSPGCNIACKFCNRAINDVDERPGVTSKIISPDEAGSFLDKALELVPNIKVAGIAGPGDTLATDRAFETFRKISEKHPEILKCMSTNGLLLDEKADKVIETGVDTLTVTVNAVDPEIEAEINDYIIYHDRIYFGIEGAEILIKNQLSGIRKVAAAGVTVKVNTVLIPGINDEHIEEIAKTVKEAGAIIYNIIPLIPQHKLSHISRPDCRQIEKARAEAEKYIKVFRHCAHCRADAVGVPGVSEYSRQVFQNRLVNIKETFSHG, from the coding sequence ATGGCTCGAACTATTGAGGAACTTGAAAAAAATCATCCCTGTTTTGGTGGGTGCCGGTTTAATGCCGGAAGGATTCACCTGCCGGTTAGTCCCGGATGCAACATAGCATGTAAGTTTTGCAACAGGGCGATAAATGATGTTGATGAACGTCCGGGCGTCACATCAAAGATTATAAGCCCGGATGAAGCAGGCAGTTTTCTGGATAAAGCACTTGAGCTTGTACCTAATATAAAGGTCGCGGGAATTGCAGGACCGGGAGATACACTTGCTACTGACAGGGCATTTGAAACCTTCAGGAAAATATCGGAAAAGCATCCGGAAATCCTGAAATGCATGAGTACTAACGGACTGTTGCTGGATGAGAAGGCAGATAAGGTTATAGAAACAGGAGTCGATACGCTGACGGTAACGGTAAATGCTGTAGATCCTGAAATAGAAGCAGAGATAAATGATTATATCATCTACCATGACCGGATTTATTTCGGGATTGAAGGAGCTGAGATACTTATTAAAAACCAGCTTTCAGGGATCAGGAAAGTCGCGGCAGCCGGGGTTACGGTAAAGGTCAATACGGTGCTTATACCGGGGATCAATGATGAACATATAGAAGAGATCGCAAAAACCGTTAAAGAGGCAGGAGCGATAATCTACAATATCATTCCGCTGATCCCACAGCACAAATTAAGCCATATAAGCCGTCCGGACTGCAGGCAGATAGAAAAGGCAAGAGCCGAAGCTGAAAAATACATAAAGGTTTTCAGGCATTGTGCACACTGCCGTGCTGATGCGGTAGGGGTTCCCGGCGTTTCAGAATACAGCAGGCAGGTATTTCAGAACAGACTGGTAAATATAAAGGAAACATTTTCACATGGATAA
- a CDS encoding NifB/NifX family molybdenum-iron cluster-binding protein — MDNKRYRVAAASSDNLCVNQHFGRAGNFFIAEVDEDGNIYPIEERKVTPVCNRGQHDDAEIRNAVEVLSDCEVVVAAKIGYGASEELKSKGILVFELPGLICDSIKKIDGYIKLMRELYK, encoded by the coding sequence ATGGATAATAAAAGATACAGAGTAGCTGCTGCCAGCTCGGATAATTTATGTGTTAATCAGCATTTTGGCAGGGCAGGGAATTTCTTTATCGCTGAAGTTGATGAAGACGGCAATATTTATCCGATAGAGGAAAGAAAAGTGACACCTGTATGCAACAGGGGACAGCATGATGATGCAGAAATCAGAAATGCCGTAGAGGTGCTGTCAGACTGCGAGGTGGTAGTTGCTGCCAAAATAGGATATGGTGCTTCGGAGGAGCTTAAGTCAAAAGGCATACTGGTATTTGAGCTTCCCGGACTGATATGTGATTCTATAAAGAAAATAGATGGATACATTAAGCTGATGAGGGAATTGTATAAATGA